The following proteins are co-located in the Xiphophorus maculatus strain JP 163 A chromosome 24, X_maculatus-5.0-male, whole genome shotgun sequence genome:
- the LOC111607656 gene encoding nectin-1-like isoform X1 — translation MFFITVTDRSSGVSDTSNQNQVTHSEVHVLPLNHLFSILPTLRCRMEDMCLILCLFTLGGSFHKGLAVLIQTQQTVLAAVGEDAPLSCRLLVTKDVQQVTWQKVLEKTERNIGSYSQYFGETVNPGFKDKVQFTQAGLQKNSIVIRNVTEQDAGCYLCLFNTYPDGALIAATCLEVYELHGPFIDISSSNSPPGSDVTCSATGRPVPMVTLTVLHQNFSFSHYNTSTETNTNGTVTVTTKVLLSDLSSTQVGCSVSVDSAAPRELLVTVPEVKDSSDDGEELLEVQCLTDIFTFINLFNFVTVQPHTFVLTNQWEHNCEETIFPTNKNLKEVIRICFRYLVSIFGRIPSSLHFYVTNLSTDILEIRIFV, via the exons ATGTTTTTCATCACCGTTACTGACCGCAGCAGTGGAGTCAGTGACACGTCGAACCAGAATCAAGTGACTCATTCAGAGGTTCATGTGTTGCCTTTGAATCATTTGTTCTCCATTTTACCGACGTTGCGATGCCGCATGGAGGACATGTGTctaattttgtgtctttttaccCTCGGAGGATCATTTCACAAAG gtttAGCAGTTTTGATCCAAACCCAGCAGACGGTGTTGGCAGCAGTAGGAGAAGATGCTCCTCTCAGCTGTCGGCTCCTGGTAACTAAAGACGTCCAGCAGGTCACCTGGCAGAAAGTGTTGGAGAAAACAGAGAGGAATATTGGTTCCTACAGCCAGTATTTTGGTGAAACAGTGAATCCTGGATTTAAAGATAAAGTTCAGTTTACACAAGCTGGACTGCAGAAGAACTCTATAGTTATCAGGAACGTTACAGAGCAGGATGCAGGATGTTATCTCTGTCTGTTCAACACCTACCCTGATGGAGCTCTGATAGCTGCAACCTGCCTGGAGGTTTATG AGCTGCATGGACCCTTCATTGACATCAGCAGTTCAAACTCTCCTCCAGGGTCGGATGTGACCTGTTCAGCCACAGGTCGACCTGTTCCCATGGTAACACTGACTGTTCTCCATCAGAACTTCAGCTTCTCCCACTACAACACCAGTACAGAGACCAACACCAACGGTACCGTCACCGTCACCACTAAAGTTCTGCTCTCAGATCTCAGCAGCACACAGGTTGGATGTTCAGTGTCAGTGGACTCTGCTGCTCCCAGAGAGCTGCTGGTCACCGTTCCTGAGGTCAAAGATTCGTCTGATGATGGTGAGGAACTCTTAGAGGTTCAGTGCCTCACAGATATATTCACATTCATCAATCTTTTCAATTTTGTCACAGTGCAACCACACACTTTTGTATTGACCAACCAGTGGgagcataattgtgaagagACCATATttccaacaaataaaaatctgaaagaagtGATACGCATTTGTTTTAGGTATCTTGTGTCAATATTTGGTAGAATTCCCTCc